A stretch of Macrobrachium rosenbergii isolate ZJJX-2024 chromosome 12, ASM4041242v1, whole genome shotgun sequence DNA encodes these proteins:
- the LOC136843631 gene encoding uncharacterized protein: MQLNKWIVWWLAVSQIVNSLVQLRKGAIIKEHGKVKMIQDLAIVKIQTDSIIDQREQLVQLSNQIQAGLQSVQDRNLYDMLSKLQRDIDSVMPRKVVKRSLIPFIGVALHNLFGVATDGNVERLKERVAQLENWASEQGTVYNKVIGNVNQNQKMITVLKEFVNSALHNVSSEIARIHQTEMMEQLLIETSNFLLEYKELLNAIMMAGKNLLSPFSDNP, from the exons atgcaattgaa caaatggattgtatggtggttggcagtgagtcaaattgtgaactcactcgtacaactaaggaagggagccatcatcaaggagcatggcaaggttaagatgatacaggacctagccattgttaagatccagacggactccattatcgatcagagagagcagttagtccagctgagcaatcagatacaggcaggattacaaagtgtccaagatagaaatttgtacgacatgctctccaagttgcagagggacatcgatagtgttatgccaaggaaagtagtaaagcgatcacttataccctttataggcgtcgctttacacaatctctttggagtggcgaccgatggtaatgttgaaaggctaaaggaaagagtggcacaacttgaaaattgggcttctgagcagggcactgtctataataaagtaataggaaatgtcaatcaaaatcagaaaatgatcacagtgctgaaagaatttgtgaatagtgccctccataatgtttcatcagaaattgctagaatccatcaaacagaaatgatggagcaactgctcatagaaacaagtaatttccttctggaatacaaggaattactcaatgcaatcatgatggcaggtaaaaacctgctgtcgcctttttctgataacccctag